From a region of the Takifugu flavidus isolate HTHZ2018 chromosome 18, ASM371156v2, whole genome shotgun sequence genome:
- the LOC130515166 gene encoding zinc finger BED domain-containing protein 4-like, protein MAKDLGINLNRIMNDKLSGIETTSIFSLSSLLDPRFKTLGFQSPSNAESAVHRLKSECAALLPNAPTQEDPPSTSTAQPEPAASSQVIDPWKLLDRDAEEARASRNATADAIVEVQRYLSAPPLERSQDPLVYWTTNKARYPNLYHLANQYLATPASSVPCERVFSKAGEMVSKKRNRLKPSTVEKLLFLNKNA, encoded by the exons atggcaaaagacCTTGGCATAAACCTCAATAGAATTATGAATGATAAACTCAGTGGAATAGAAAccacaagcatcttctctttatcatcattactTGACCCAAGATTTAAAACACTCGGATTCCAAAGCCCCTCAAATGCCGAGTCAGCTGTGCACCGGTTAAAATCAGAGTGTGCGGCATTGTTGCCGAATGCACCCACCCAAGAGGACCCGCCAtccacttcaacagcacagccagaaccagctgcttcttcccaag tcattGATCCGTGgaagctgttggacagggatgctgaagaagcaagagcgtccaggaatgccaccgctgatgccatagtggaggtgcagcgttatctgtcagcccctccacttgaacgatcacaggaccctctggtgtaCTGGACAACAAACAAAGCCCGATACCCAaacctgtaccacctggcaaaccagtacctcgcaacaccagcatcctctgtgccctgcgagagggtgttttctaaagccggggaaatggtttcaaaaaagagaaaccgcctcaaaccctcgactgtggagaaactgttgtttttaaataaaaatgcataa